In a single window of the Streptomyces sp. NBC_00285 genome:
- a CDS encoding Rne/Rng family ribonuclease, whose amino-acid sequence MLEPTEPIEGSEQNSPSDTLPPRRRRRAASRPAGPPVAAVTDGEEIVAPAIAAAEAEDLVPDEEEKLDENVDNTAVEPAGRPRRRATRRSSAPAASETAETVVPVVAEASAETLTEDSASAVEAAAPPRARRRATRRVTTPAGAPEAEAPVTAETPAAPASVDEAPAAETAVEPAAPAARTRRRASRRASAPAGAPETAEVTETVEPVVAEAPAETVTEESAPAAEADDAAPRRTRRRATRRVSAPADAPEGEVVEAAPSEPAAETAAPAEAPVEEAAPRRGRRRAVRQAATGFSEPARQAGGAEDEDDSPRRPARPAVAVFQAPVFTEPQFQTAQRAAAEAAAEAEETEEDEPVEAVEPVEEIVEEQTGSRRRRRRRGAPDEPEVQEAAAEPVVEEDETDEAGEDSVEDDETEDTGSRRRRRRGGRRRRRGESADASDDESEDSDELAAEQSGRSAQDDDGVEQDDEDDEDARSDESGGSSSSSRRRRRRRRRAGDSSSEVETADGDPERTVVKVREPRPVRERSTEPSDEVQSIKGSTRLEAKKQRRREGREQGRRRVPIITEAEFLARREAVERVMVVRQSGERTQIGVLEDGVLVEHYVNKEQSTSYVGNVYLGKVQNVLPSMEAAFIDIGKGRNAVLYAGEVNFEALGMANGPRRIESALKSGQPVLVQVTKDPIGHKGARLTSQVSLPGRYLVYVPEGSMTGISRKLPDTERARLKTILKKIVPEDAGVIVRTAAEGASEDELRRDVERLQAQWEDIQRKAKSGNAPTLLYGEPDMTVRVVRDIFNEDFTKVIVSGDEGWETIHGYVAHVAPDLSDRLSKWTSEVDVFATYRIDEQLAKALDRKVYLPSGGSLVIDRTEAMIVVDVNTGKFTGQGGNLEETVTRNNLEAAEEIVRQLRLRDLGGIIVIDFIDMVLESNRDLVLRRLLECLGRDRTKHQVAEVTSLGLVQMTRKRVGQGLLESFSETCVHCNGRGVIVHMEQPTSAGGGGKRKKRGRGGDGHEHTHEAVGVEEALEEAEEIESEAEVAAEVAEPIAYTPPDFAADEELYSSVAEAEAAATRGRGRRRSSRRASAPAGAPRGAGSRRSGGFETLDVQESLVSESAEVPTAQAVTAEAEVVRSVQPETAAEVQAEPVAAEDPIVEAAAASEPAVDEAAPKGRTRRRATRRASAPAGSPTGAEAAVLTVAEAAPAAAESVEAAPVEQPSAEEPEAVAESAAPARPRRRAVRKATAATAPEETAVVVVPSAEVPAVAEEPAEEAAPARKTARKTAKKATAKKAATTKAVAKKTVAKKTAAKKTTVKKAASKKTVAAEQQPPRSVSTPTDEV is encoded by the coding sequence ATGCTCGAACCGACCGAACCCATCGAGGGTTCCGAACAGAACAGCCCGAGCGACACCCTGCCGCCGCGTCGTCGGCGCCGGGCCGCGTCCAGGCCGGCGGGACCGCCGGTCGCCGCCGTCACTGACGGCGAGGAGATCGTCGCTCCGGCCATAGCGGCCGCGGAGGCCGAGGACCTCGTCCCGGACGAGGAGGAGAAGCTCGACGAGAACGTCGATAACACCGCCGTGGAGCCTGCCGGGCGTCCGCGTCGGCGTGCCACCCGTCGGTCGTCCGCGCCCGCCGCGTCCGAGACGGCCGAGACCGTGGTGCCGGTGGTTGCCGAGGCATCCGCCGAGACCCTGACGGAGGACAGCGCGTCCGCCGTCGAGGCCGCTGCTCCGCCTCGTGCCCGTCGTCGCGCCACCCGCCGGGTGACCACGCCCGCCGGGGCTCCCGAGGCCGAGGCGCCGGTGACCGCCGAGACGCCTGCCGCGCCCGCGTCCGTCGATGAGGCGCCCGCCGCCGAGACCGCCGTGGAGCCTGCCGCGCCCGCCGCGCGTACCCGTCGCCGTGCCTCCCGGCGTGCTTCGGCACCCGCGGGTGCTCCGGAGACCGCCGAGGTCACCGAGACCGTCGAGCCGGTGGTGGCGGAAGCGCCCGCCGAGACCGTGACCGAGGAGAGCGCGCCCGCCGCAGAGGCGGACGACGCGGCTCCGCGTCGTACCCGTCGGCGTGCCACACGCCGTGTCTCCGCGCCTGCCGACGCTCCCGAGGGCGAGGTCGTCGAGGCCGCGCCGTCCGAGCCGGCCGCCGAGACCGCCGCGCCCGCCGAGGCCCCCGTCGAGGAGGCGGCCCCCCGCCGTGGCCGTCGCCGGGCCGTTCGTCAGGCCGCCACCGGGTTCTCCGAGCCCGCGCGGCAGGCAGGCGGCGCCGAGGACGAGGACGATTCGCCGCGCAGGCCTGCCCGGCCCGCGGTCGCCGTTTTCCAGGCACCCGTCTTCACCGAACCGCAGTTCCAGACCGCACAGCGGGCCGCAGCCGAGGCCGCCGCGGAGGCGGAGGAGACCGAGGAGGACGAGCCCGTCGAGGCCGTCGAGCCGGTCGAGGAGATCGTCGAGGAGCAGACCGGGTCGCGGCGTCGCCGTCGTCGCCGCGGTGCCCCCGACGAGCCCGAGGTGCAGGAGGCCGCCGCCGAGCCCGTCGTCGAAGAGGACGAGACGGACGAGGCCGGCGAGGACTCCGTGGAGGATGACGAGACCGAGGACACCGGGTCGCGCCGTCGCCGCCGTCGCGGTGGCCGTCGCCGCCGCCGGGGCGAGTCCGCCGACGCGTCCGACGACGAGTCGGAGGACTCCGACGAACTCGCTGCCGAGCAGAGCGGGCGCTCCGCCCAGGATGACGACGGCGTCGAGCAGGACGACGAGGACGACGAGGACGCGCGTTCCGACGAGTCCGGCGGCTCCAGTTCCAGCAGCCGTCGCCGCCGTCGCCGCAGGCGTCGGGCCGGGGACTCCTCCTCCGAAGTCGAGACCGCCGACGGTGACCCCGAGCGGACCGTCGTCAAGGTGCGTGAACCGCGTCCCGTGCGCGAGAGGAGCACCGAGCCGTCCGACGAGGTCCAGTCCATCAAGGGCTCGACCCGTCTGGAGGCCAAGAAGCAGCGCCGCAGGGAAGGACGCGAGCAGGGACGCCGGCGCGTTCCGATCATCACCGAGGCCGAGTTCCTGGCCCGCCGTGAGGCCGTAGAGCGAGTGATGGTCGTCCGTCAGAGCGGTGAGCGCACGCAGATCGGCGTTCTCGAGGACGGCGTGCTCGTCGAGCACTACGTCAACAAGGAGCAGTCGACCTCGTACGTCGGCAACGTCTACCTGGGCAAGGTCCAGAACGTGCTGCCGTCGATGGAGGCCGCCTTCATCGACATCGGCAAGGGCCGCAACGCTGTCCTGTACGCCGGTGAGGTCAACTTCGAGGCGCTCGGCATGGCCAACGGGCCGCGCCGCATCGAGTCCGCGCTCAAGTCCGGCCAGCCCGTGCTCGTCCAGGTCACCAAGGACCCGATCGGGCACAAGGGCGCGCGTCTGACCAGCCAGGTCTCCCTGCCGGGCCGCTACCTCGTGTACGTCCCCGAGGGCTCGATGACCGGCATCAGCCGCAAGCTGCCCGACACCGAGCGCGCGCGTCTGAAGACCATCCTCAAGAAGATCGTCCCCGAGGACGCGGGCGTCATCGTGCGCACCGCCGCCGAGGGCGCGAGCGAGGACGAGCTGCGCCGTGACGTCGAGCGGCTCCAGGCGCAGTGGGAGGACATCCAGCGGAAGGCGAAGAGCGGCAACGCCCCGACGCTGCTCTACGGCGAGCCGGACATGACCGTCCGGGTCGTCCGCGACATCTTCAACGAGGACTTCACCAAGGTCATCGTCAGCGGCGACGAGGGCTGGGAGACCATCCACGGATACGTCGCGCACGTCGCGCCCGACCTGTCCGACCGGCTGTCGAAGTGGACCTCCGAGGTCGACGTCTTCGCCACCTACCGGATCGACGAGCAGCTCGCCAAGGCGCTGGACCGCAAGGTCTACCTGCCCAGCGGCGGTTCGCTGGTGATCGACCGGACCGAGGCGATGATCGTCGTCGACGTCAACACCGGCAAGTTCACCGGCCAGGGCGGCAACCTGGAGGAGACGGTCACCAGGAACAACCTGGAGGCGGCCGAGGAGATCGTGCGTCAGCTGCGGCTGCGCGACCTCGGCGGCATCATCGTCATCGACTTCATCGACATGGTCCTGGAGTCCAACCGGGACCTGGTGCTGCGGCGCCTCCTGGAGTGCCTGGGCCGGGACCGGACCAAGCACCAGGTCGCCGAGGTCACCTCGCTGGGCCTGGTGCAGATGACCCGTAAGCGGGTCGGCCAGGGCCTGTTGGAGTCCTTCTCCGAGACCTGCGTCCACTGCAACGGCCGCGGTGTCATCGTGCACATGGAGCAGCCGACCTCCGCCGGTGGCGGCGGCAAGCGCAAGAAGCGCGGGCGTGGCGGCGACGGACACGAGCACACGCACGAGGCCGTGGGCGTCGAGGAGGCGCTGGAGGAGGCCGAGGAGATCGAGTCCGAGGCCGAGGTCGCCGCGGAGGTGGCCGAGCCGATCGCGTACACCCCGCCCGACTTCGCCGCCGACGAGGAGCTGTACAGCAGCGTCGCCGAAGCGGAGGCCGCGGCCACCCGTGGGCGTGGCCGTCGCAGGTCGAGCCGCAGGGCGTCGGCTCCGGCCGGTGCGCCGAGGGGCGCCGGGTCCAGGAGGTCGGGCGGTTTCGAGACGCTGGACGTCCAGGAGAGCCTGGTTTCCGAGAGTGCCGAGGTGCCGACGGCTCAGGCCGTCACCGCCGAGGCGGAGGTCGTACGGTCCGTGCAGCCGGAGACGGCCGCCGAGGTGCAGGCCGAGCCGGTCGCCGCGGAGGATCCGATCGTCGAGGCCGCTGCCGCGAGCGAGCCCGCTGTCGACGAGGCCGCGCCCAAGGGCCGTACGCGTCGCCGGGCCACCCGCAGGGCGTCGGCTCCGGCCGGTTCCCCGACGGGTGCCGAGGCTGCCGTGCTGACCGTCGCCGAGGCGGCTCCCGCCGCGGCGGAGAGCGTCGAGGCGGCTCCGGTGGAGCAGCCGTCGGCCGAGGAGCCCGAGGCGGTCGCCGAGAGCGCCGCCCCGGCCCGTCCGCGTCGCCGTGCCGTCCGCAAGGCCACCGCGGCCACCGCGCCCGAGGAGACGGCCGTCGTGGTCGTGCCCTCGGCGGAGGTCCCGGCCGTCGCGGAGGAGCCCGCCGAGGAGGCGGCTCCGGCCAGGAAGACGGCCCGCAAGACGGCCAAGAAGGCCACGGCGAAGAAGGCCGCGACCACGAAGGCGGTCGCCAAGAAGACGGTCGCCAAGAAGACCGCGGCCAAGAAGACGACCGTGAAGAAGGCGGCGTCGAAGAAGACGGTGGCGGCCGAGCAGCAGCCGCCGCGGTCCGTCTCGACCCCGACAGACGAGGTCTGA
- a CDS encoding TIGR03936 family radical SAM-associated protein, with translation MQRIRLRYTKRGRLRFTSHRDFQRAFERALRRAEVPMAYSAGFTPHPKVSYANAAPTGTGSEAEYLEIALTNARDPEKLRLLLDESMPTGLDIVDAVEVRTSGLADRLTASVWELRLDGVDPAEAGRAVAAFNAAEAVEVQRTTKNGLRTFDARPAVVQLETHSESADRPSDQPCAILRLVVRHVTPAVRPDDVLSGLRAVADLAPPVPAAVTRLAQGLLDEETGTVTDPLAPDREAVEALSTAEPTATAKVSA, from the coding sequence GTGCAGCGCATCCGACTGCGCTACACCAAGCGCGGCCGCCTCCGGTTCACCAGCCACCGTGACTTCCAGCGCGCCTTCGAGCGAGCACTGCGCCGAGCCGAGGTGCCCATGGCGTACTCGGCGGGGTTCACGCCGCATCCGAAGGTGTCGTACGCCAATGCCGCACCCACCGGCACGGGCAGTGAGGCGGAGTATCTGGAGATCGCGCTCACCAACGCGCGCGACCCGGAGAAGCTCCGGCTCCTCCTCGACGAGTCCATGCCCACCGGGCTCGACATCGTCGACGCGGTCGAGGTCCGGACCTCGGGACTCGCCGACCGGCTCACCGCTTCCGTGTGGGAGCTCAGGCTGGACGGCGTGGACCCGGCAGAGGCCGGGCGCGCGGTCGCCGCGTTCAACGCCGCCGAGGCGGTCGAGGTCCAGCGGACGACCAAGAACGGCCTTCGTACGTTCGATGCCCGACCCGCGGTCGTGCAACTTGAAACACACAGTGAATCTGCTGATAGGCCGAGCGACCAGCCCTGTGCGATACTGCGGCTGGTTGTTCGGCACGTGACGCCTGCCGTTCGACCCGACGACGTTCTGTCCGGTCTCCGCGCCGTGGCCGACCTGGCGCCGCCGGTCCCCGCAGCGGTGACCAGGCTGGCGCAGGGGCTGCTCGATGAAGAGACCGGCACGGTGACCGACCCGCTCGCGCCCGACCGCGAGGCAGTCGAGGCCCTTTCAACGGCCGAACCGACTGCCACCGCGAAGGTGTCGGCGTAA
- a CDS encoding GNAT family N-acetyltransferase, whose translation MPQLTSPDVRFHASLLDAVQECVEEGRDPAVLLGHEIGRHATTWREPAGFAAYVDMLLAETERPRRPDWVPMTNLWYVQDDTFLGSLSVRHRLDPYLLDFGGHIGYAVRPGARRRGHATAMLGAALPVCRQLGIDRALVTCDTTNTASRKVIEANGGVFEDRRGGKLRYWIRTGN comes from the coding sequence ATGCCGCAGCTGACCTCGCCCGACGTCCGGTTCCACGCCTCCCTTCTCGACGCGGTGCAGGAGTGCGTCGAGGAGGGCCGGGACCCGGCGGTGCTGCTGGGCCATGAGATCGGGCGGCACGCGACGACGTGGCGCGAGCCGGCGGGATTCGCGGCCTACGTGGACATGCTGCTCGCGGAGACGGAACGGCCCCGCCGGCCGGACTGGGTGCCGATGACGAACCTCTGGTACGTCCAGGACGACACCTTCCTCGGCAGCCTCTCGGTACGGCACCGGCTCGACCCGTACCTGCTCGACTTCGGCGGCCACATCGGATACGCGGTCCGCCCCGGTGCCCGGCGGCGGGGGCACGCCACGGCCATGCTCGGGGCCGCCCTGCCGGTCTGCCGTCAACTGGGCATCGACCGCGCCCTGGTCACGTGCGACACCACCAACACGGCTTCTCGTAAGGTGATCGAGGCCAATGGCGGAGTATTCGAGGACCGGCGCGGCGGAAAGCTGCGGTACTGGATCCGTACGGGGAACTGA
- a CDS encoding TerD family protein has product MITLTKEDGPADLDGVTHLSIGASWDPTAGASGGVLGKLRRKSGTDLDLIAIAMHDGDPVRLAGLDSLDPIGNGSLLHSGDNQTGHGDGDDETVTVEFAKLPPHITSVVFVAAAYKKGSSFQKARNISFKVYDATGGSTQQVADIWPSMLTTDNGCAVAKAVRVGSTWKLEVINVTGKIKQGDQLALMRFAVSK; this is encoded by the coding sequence ATGATTACCCTTACGAAGGAAGACGGCCCCGCCGACCTGGACGGCGTGACCCATCTGTCCATAGGGGCCTCCTGGGACCCCACCGCGGGTGCCAGCGGCGGAGTACTGGGCAAGCTCCGGCGCAAGAGCGGCACGGACCTCGACCTGATCGCCATCGCCATGCACGACGGCGACCCGGTACGCCTGGCGGGCCTCGACTCTCTCGACCCCATCGGCAACGGCTCCCTGCTGCACAGCGGCGACAACCAGACCGGCCATGGGGACGGCGACGACGAGACGGTCACCGTCGAGTTCGCGAAGCTCCCGCCGCACATCACGTCGGTCGTCTTCGTCGCCGCCGCCTACAAGAAGGGCAGCTCATTCCAGAAGGCCCGCAACATCAGCTTCAAGGTCTACGACGCCACCGGCGGCAGCACGCAGCAGGTCGCCGACATCTGGCCGAGCATGCTCACCACGGACAACGGCTGCGCCGTGGCCAAGGCGGTGCGGGTGGGCAGCACCTGGAAGCTCGAAGTCATCAACGTGACCGGCAAGATCAAGCAGGGGGACCAACTGGCCCTGATGCGCTTCGCCGTGAGCAAGTAG
- a CDS encoding DUF899 domain-containing protein, protein MTTHALPPVVDAGTWEQRLRTLRAREKAATRELDAIAAERRHLPMVEMPDYTLESENGPVRLADVFEGKRQQIVYNHMWFAGKEWQCPGCTGFTSQYTRLEFLDNYDARFVVVTQGPIEEALAYKQRVGNRMPWYSTANSSFGADVGAPPDAGFAVNVFLRDGDAVYRTWHTDGRGTEQLSHTFALIDLLPYGRQEEWQDSPEGWPQSPTYSRWAGSKDIAALYGPDSGGAH, encoded by the coding sequence ATGACCACACACGCCCTACCACCTGTCGTCGACGCCGGGACGTGGGAGCAGCGGCTCCGGACGCTACGAGCCCGGGAGAAGGCCGCGACGCGCGAACTCGACGCCATCGCCGCCGAGCGTCGCCACCTGCCGATGGTCGAGATGCCCGACTACACGCTGGAGAGCGAGAACGGCCCCGTCAGGCTGGCGGACGTTTTCGAAGGCAAGCGGCAACAGATCGTCTACAACCACATGTGGTTCGCCGGCAAGGAATGGCAGTGCCCGGGCTGCACGGGGTTCACCTCGCAGTACACCCGCCTGGAGTTCCTCGACAACTACGACGCCCGATTCGTCGTCGTCACCCAGGGCCCGATCGAGGAAGCCCTCGCCTACAAGCAGCGGGTGGGCAACCGGATGCCGTGGTACTCGACCGCGAACAGCTCGTTCGGGGCCGACGTCGGCGCACCGCCCGACGCCGGATTCGCGGTCAACGTCTTCCTGCGCGACGGCGACGCCGTCTACCGCACCTGGCACACCGACGGCCGGGGCACCGAACAACTCAGCCACACCTTCGCCCTGATCGACCTGCTCCCCTACGGCCGCCAGGAGGAATGGCAGGACTCACCCGAAGGCTGGCCCCAGTCCCCCACCTACAGCCGCTGGGCCGGTTCCAAGGACATCGCCGCGCTCTACGGCCCGGACTCCGGCGGCGCGCACTGA
- a CDS encoding DNA polymerase III subunit beta family protein, with amino-acid sequence MRSIGETARDSGLGVSALRFYDRAGVLVPAWVDPVSGYRWYEQGQLEEARLLARLRRGGMPLADIRLVLASWSGADTDLIRKLLTAHLSRLEQGLSDARIEFSALRALLDHRENSVTSLRTATVRLSIAAPALAAALDAVRFAVSTDPELPMLGGVLFDVEGESLHVVATDRYRMAVARAEAAGYDGSRVQVIVPTPLVDAMRALSDSGGPVRLSVDGDRVTLEAGDGQAAGQCLDHDFPDYRRLLPVAGGRRALVEVAAFRAALETGPVRAGEAGAHDLSVLRVQDGSTVILCADGDDDPDRVAVNREFLLDALAAGAGDRLLLELGAPTVPVVIRRPDDEGTFSMLMPVRLED; translated from the coding sequence ATGCGCAGCATTGGGGAGACAGCCCGCGACAGCGGCCTGGGCGTGAGCGCCCTGCGGTTCTACGACCGTGCCGGTGTGCTGGTTCCGGCCTGGGTGGATCCGGTGAGCGGATACCGCTGGTACGAGCAGGGGCAGTTGGAGGAGGCGCGTCTGCTGGCCCGGCTGCGTCGCGGCGGGATGCCGTTGGCGGACATCCGGCTGGTGCTGGCCAGTTGGTCCGGCGCGGACACCGATCTGATCCGGAAACTGCTCACGGCACACCTGAGCCGTCTCGAACAGGGACTGTCCGATGCCCGCATCGAGTTCTCCGCGCTCCGTGCCCTGCTCGATCACCGGGAGAACTCCGTGACTTCGCTCCGTACCGCCACCGTCCGGCTGTCCATCGCCGCGCCCGCGCTCGCTGCCGCCCTGGACGCGGTCCGCTTCGCGGTGAGCACCGATCCGGAGCTGCCGATGCTCGGCGGGGTCCTGTTCGACGTCGAGGGCGAGAGCCTCCACGTCGTGGCCACCGACCGGTACCGCATGGCTGTGGCGCGGGCCGAGGCCGCCGGGTACGACGGAAGCCGCGTGCAGGTCATCGTGCCCACTCCGCTCGTCGATGCGATGCGGGCGCTGTCGGACAGCGGGGGACCCGTGCGGCTGTCGGTCGACGGTGACCGCGTGACTCTGGAGGCGGGGGACGGGCAGGCGGCCGGTCAGTGCCTCGACCACGACTTCCCCGACTACCGTCGTCTCCTGCCCGTGGCCGGCGGGCGCCGCGCCCTGGTCGAGGTGGCGGCCTTCCGCGCGGCCCTGGAGACCGGTCCTGTCCGTGCGGGCGAGGCCGGAGCGCATGACCTCAGCGTGCTCAGGGTGCAGGACGGCTCCACGGTGATCCTGTGCGCCGACGGTGACGACGACCCGGACCGCGTCGCGGTCAACCGTGAGTTCCTCCTGGACGCGCTGGCCGCCGGAGCCGGGGACCGACTGCTGCTGGAGCTGGGTGCCCCCACGGTTCCGGTCGTGATCCGTCGGCCCGACGACGAAGGCACCTTCTCGATGCTGATGCCGGTCAGGCTGGAGGACTGA
- a CDS encoding TIGR03960 family B12-binding radical SAM protein, whose amino-acid sequence MPAEVAAAAESVFPQLEALLPHVQKPIQYVGGELNSTVKPWESCDVRWALMYPDAYEVGLPNQGVMILYEVLNEQEGVLAERTYSVWPDLEALMREHDVPQFTVDSHRPVGAFDVFGLSFSTELGYTNMLTALDLAGIPLESRERGLDDPIVLAGGHAAFNPEPIADFIDAAVIGDGEQAVLDMTKIIRAWKAEGRPGGREEVLLRLARTGGVYIPAFYDVEYLPDGRIARVVPNRSGVPWRVSKHTVMDLDEWPYPKQPLVPLAETVHERMSVEIFRGCTRGCRFCQAGMITRPVRERSITGIGDMVEKGLKATGFEEVGLLSLSSADHSEIGDIAKGLADRYEEDKIGLSLPSTRVDAFNVDLANELTRNGRRSGLTFAPEGGSERLRKVINKMVSEEDLIRTVSTAYGNGWRQVKLYFMCGLPTETDEDVLQIADMAMNVIAEGRKASGQNDIRCTVSIGGFVPKPHTPFQWAPQLSAQETDARLEKLRNKIRGDKKYGRSIGFRYHDGKPGIVEGLLSRGDRRIGAVIRAVYEDGGRFDGWREHFSYDRWMACADKTLPAFGVDVDWYTTREKTYEEVLPWDHLDSGLDKDWLWEDWQDALDETEVEDCRWTPCFDCGVCPQLDTHIQIGPTGKTLLPLTVKNAAPASGGHVH is encoded by the coding sequence ATGCCTGCCGAAGTCGCTGCGGCCGCGGAGTCTGTGTTCCCGCAGCTAGAAGCTCTGCTCCCGCATGTGCAGAAGCCGATCCAGTACGTCGGCGGAGAGCTCAACTCCACCGTCAAGCCGTGGGAGTCCTGCGACGTCCGCTGGGCGCTGATGTACCCGGACGCCTACGAGGTGGGTCTGCCCAACCAGGGCGTCATGATCCTGTACGAGGTGCTGAACGAGCAGGAGGGCGTCCTCGCCGAGCGCACGTACAGCGTGTGGCCGGACCTGGAGGCGTTGATGCGGGAGCACGACGTCCCGCAGTTCACGGTGGACAGCCACCGCCCGGTCGGCGCCTTCGACGTGTTCGGCCTGTCCTTCTCCACGGAGCTGGGCTACACGAACATGCTGACGGCGCTGGACCTGGCGGGCATTCCCCTGGAGTCCCGCGAGCGCGGGCTGGACGACCCGATCGTGCTGGCCGGCGGCCACGCGGCCTTCAACCCCGAGCCGATCGCCGACTTCATCGACGCGGCGGTCATCGGCGACGGCGAGCAGGCCGTCCTCGACATGACGAAGATCATCCGTGCCTGGAAGGCGGAGGGCCGGCCGGGCGGCCGCGAGGAGGTCCTCCTTCGCCTGGCCCGTACCGGCGGGGTGTACATCCCGGCGTTCTACGACGTGGAGTACCTCCCGGACGGCCGTATCGCGCGCGTGGTCCCCAACAGGTCGGGCGTCCCGTGGCGGGTGTCCAAGCACACGGTCATGGACCTGGACGAGTGGCCCTACCCCAAGCAGCCCCTCGTCCCCCTGGCCGAGACAGTCCACGAGCGGATGTCGGTCGAGATCTTCCGCGGCTGCACCCGCGGCTGCCGCTTCTGCCAGGCCGGCATGATCACCCGCCCGGTCCGTGAACGCTCGATCACGGGCATCGGCGACATGGTGGAGAAGGGCCTGAAGGCGACCGGCTTCGAGGAGGTGGGCCTTCTCTCGCTCTCCTCGGCGGACCACTCGGAGATCGGCGACATCGCCAAGGGCCTGGCCGACAGGTACGAAGAGGACAAGATCGGCCTCTCGCTCCCCTCCACCCGCGTGGACGCGTTCAACGTGGACCTGGCGAACGAACTGACCCGCAACGGCCGCCGCTCCGGCCTGACCTTCGCCCCCGAGGGCGGCTCGGAGCGCTTGCGCAAGGTCATCAACAAGATGGTCTCGGAAGAGGACCTGATCAGGACGGTCTCCACCGCCTACGGCAACGGCTGGCGCCAGGTGAAGCTGTACTTCATGTGCGGCCTGCCGACCGAGACCGACGAGGACGTCCTGCAGATCGCCGACATGGCGATGAACGTGATCGCCGAGGGCCGCAAGGCCTCCGGCCAGAACGACATCCGCTGCACCGTCTCGATCGGCGGCTTCGTCCCCAAGCCCCACACCCCCTTCCAGTGGGCCCCGCAGCTCTCCGCGCAGGAGACCGACGCCCGCCTGGAGAAGCTCCGCAACAAGATCCGCGGCGACAAGAAGTACGGCCGCTCGATCGGCTTCCGCTACCACGACGGCAAGCCCGGCATCGTGGAAGGCCTCCTCTCCCGGGGCGACCGCCGCATCGGCGCCGTCATCCGCGCCGTCTACGAGGACGGCGGCCGCTTCGACGGCTGGCGCGAGCACTTCTCCTACGACCGCTGGATGGCCTGCGCCGACAAGACGCTGCCCGCCTTCGGCGTGGACGTCGACTGGTACACGACCCGCGAGAAGACGTACGAGGAAGTCCTCCCCTGGGACCACCTGGACTCGGGGCTGGACAAGGACTGGCTCTGGGAGGACTGGCAGGACGCCCTCGACGAGACGGAGGTCGAGGACTGCCGGTGGACACCTTGCTTCGACTGCGGGGTGTGTCCTCAGCTCGACACGCACATTCAGATCGGGCCGACGGGCAAGACCTTGTTGCCGTTGACAGTGAAGAACGCGGCGCCGGCCTCCGGTGGGCATGTGCACTGA